One genomic window of Hydra vulgaris chromosome 03, alternate assembly HydraT2T_AEP includes the following:
- the LOC136078316 gene encoding uncharacterized protein LOC136078316 isoform X1, translating to MNQMHPNENTMKREETTKVLSCKKELKYDANISLPDTLLERASKDRIDEFLLNEGIEKINYTVSTEQNRNLPIDLEKRSHDSKIVEILGEDYRLEFNNFMNHFYQGNSNSMCMKETTKTCEAYLNNEQKIYSPGTLCEISSEDELYETGKIVVMTNKVEKLESKKKETPLENLFKHKTYRCPVDGCFKEVVNLSRHLQSKRLNHFWSKESAQKALTYFNHRKRSSDIQILFQCPYQNCMAAVKRMDNHLKRVHNFKSSDPFYKKLLNSASKININNMPPNVISSPKQLFKKNSLTESKSASTCSSNDISMPLLHHADSNINFGHIISDINSLPNENKSIVLEKKSLLTDIISSSEVSLNLSSTPYIANIPSTIASESDLSTSGSDDDSDELYIPEDNFILQLDANIEILLNNFKNFLVGPDNKRVSESACRTVRDVQRYFQLVSTAHFNNASNLFTIETIRDIYIPKLESKLLKPGSIKKYLFSLLDFSNFLLSEKESLKISQCSKADLYDIKLKLNTWIKTYNRENKKQHFHRQERDYQSIITPSQISSYFESNIAKEALKLFNYFILNKRPVTLTEYTIMRDHLILVILLGTAHRSGVCANITVDEFLMSEKNADGMFLIPVANHKTFSTYGHMYVVLQPEKFQWLDVFVNKVRSQLSTTYRNIFLSWSGHRMKSGAISERLGSLWKNAGIYHKSSGKRNVCATLLRKSVATGIREQNIGNKDEIAGSMGHSSLTAETNYTCRKNRNTAVKSSKSISAYFQHDFMDSKNSNSYTLDKKIEIEGSMTPTNRKKWSLQEENILKNTFHATPTMSEIMDVLPSIGINATPKKMYDKLRSMFEPAIKTNVTPKRQKMFTKEHILVLHSNGGELISGGPLTQERIVNVLQNSLLLEKYSWQQLRTRILYERKKRLIKLETNDGNCQ from the exons atgaATCAAATGCATCCCAATGAAAACACTATGAAAAGGGAGGAAACAACAAAAGTATTG TCTTGCAAAAAAGAATTAAAGTATGATGCTAATATTTCTTTACCTGACACTCTTCTTGAAAG AGCCTCTAAAGATAGAATTGATGag tttttactaAACGAAggcattgaaaaaataaactatactgtGTCTACTGAACAAAATAGAAACCTTCCCATAGATCTGGAAAAACGCTCTCATGATTCAAA gATTGTGGAAATTTTGGGTGAAGATTACAGGCTTGAGTTTAACAA ctttatgAATCATTTTTATCAGGGCAATAGTAATTCTATGTGCATGAAGGAAacaacaaaa ACTTGTGaagcatatttaaataatgaacagaAGATTTATTCACCTGGAACTCTCTGTGAAAT atCCTCTGAAGATGAATTATATGag ACTGGTAAGATAGTGGTGATGACTAATAAAGTGGAAAAgctagaaagtaaaaaaaaagaaactccgcttgaaaa cctctttaaacataaaacatatagaTGTCCTGTTGATGGTTGTTTTAAAGAAGTTGTCAATTTGTCAAGACATTTACAAAGCAAACGCTTAAACCACTTTTGGAGTAAAGAAAGTGCACAGAAAGCTCTTACCTACTTCAATCATCGTAAAAGATCTTCTGATATACAAATCCTTTTTCAGTGTCCTTACCAAAATTGCATGGCTGCAGTTAAAAGAATGGATAACCATCTTAAAAGGGTTCACAATTTTAAATCTAGTGATccattttacaaaaagttattgaacaGTGCaagcaaaattaatattaataatatgcCACCAAATGTCATTTCCTCTCCAAaacagttgtttaaaaaaaattctttaactgAAAGCAAAAGTGCATCTACTTGTTCTAGCAATGATATTAGTATGCCCTTATTGCATCATGCAGACagtaatataaattttggtCATATCATTAGTGATATAAATTCCTTgcctaatgaaaataaaagtatagttttggaaaaaaaatctcttcTCACTGATATTATTTCTAGCAGTGAAGTAAGTTTAAATCTTTCATCTACACCTTATATTGCTAATATTCCTTCTACTATAGCTTCAGAGTCAGATTTAAGCACTTCAGGTTCTGATGATGACAGTGATGAATTATATATACCTGAAGACAATTTCATATTGCAACTTGATGctaatattgaaatattgttaaacaattttaaaaactttttagtcgGACCTGATAACAAACGAGTATCTGAATCTGCTTGCAGAACAGTAAGAGATGTCCAGAGGTATTTCCAGTTAGTTAGCACTGCACATTTTAACAATGCTTCTAACCTTTTCACTATTGAAACTATACGGGACATCTATATTCCAAAACTTGAATCCAAACTTTTGAAACCTggctcaataaaaaaatatttgttttctttgctagatttttctaattttttactatcagaaaaagaatctttaaaaatttctcaatgTAGTAAAGCAGatttatatgatataaaattaaagttaaatacatGGATAAAAACATATAATCGCGAAAACAAAAAGCAACATTTTCATCGTCAAGAAAGGGACTACCAATCAATTATTACACCATCACAGATTTCATCATACTTTGAGTCTAACATTGCTAAGGAAGCTTTgaagctttttaattattttattcttaataaaagACCTGTAACTCTGACAGAGTACACTATCATGAGAGATCATTTGATACTTGTGATTTTACTTGGCACAGCTCATCGCTCTGGTGTCTGTGCCAATATCACAGTAGATGAATTTTTGATGTCTGAAAAGAATGCAGACGGAATGTTTCTTATTCCTGTTGCTAATCATAAAACATTTAGCACCTATGGTCATATGTATGTTGTTCTCCAACCAGAAAAGTTTCAATGGTtagatgtttttgtaaataaagttcGTTCACAGCTAAGTACcacatatagaaatatttttttatcgtGGTCTGGTCATCGCATGAAATCTGGTGCCATAAGTGAACGACTTGGTTCACTGTGGAAAAATGCTGGGATTTACCACAAAAGTTCAGGAAAACGAAATGTTTGTGCTACACTTCTGCGTAAGTCTGTGGCTACCGGTATACGGGAACAAAATATCGGAAATAAAGATGAGATTGCTGGTAGTATGGGGCATTCGTCTTTAACAGCAGAAACAAATTACACTTGTCGTAAAAATCGTAATACAGCTGTGAAATCCAGTAAGTCTATAAGCGCTTATTTTCAACATGATTTTATggattcaaaaaattcaaattcatatacattagataaaaaaatagaaatagagGGTAGTATGACTCCCACCAATAGGAAAAAATGGTCATTGCAAGaagaaaacattttgaaaaatacttttcatgCAACTCCAACAATGAGTGAGATAATGGATGTACTGCCATCAATTGGAATTAATGCCACTCCAAAAAAGATGTATGATAAACTAAGAAGCATGTTTGAACCtgcaataaaa aCCAATGTTACACCAAAAAGGCAAAAAATGTTCACTAAAGAACACATATTAGTTCTACATTCAAATGGTGGTGAACTTATTTCTGGTGGCCCATTGACTCAAGAAAGaattgtaaatgttttacaaaattctttGTTATTAGAAAAGTATAGTTGGCAGCAGTTGAGAACGCGGATTctttatgaaagaaaaaaacgcctaattaaa ttggaGACAAATGATGGAAATTGTCAATGA
- the LOC136078317 gene encoding uncharacterized protein LOC136078317 isoform X2 produces MDKIVKSYEKRGSEVSAKQKLVYACERDESQHFKKLFIDNKIGYGIFTKRDFEANEVLLEYKGEVISRVEAKLRHKKYFMEKKGCFIYDVDFGSERVSIDATFSLSFGRFINDSAEKFSNCRPKCCLVEGKYRLMFFSKCFIPLNTELRYDYGDKINQKWRDSRDYLKPLTVNDLRNSLLGKPLKQHLTKVSEVLLCSSSNQLEDVGLKESSLATNLMNQLRQSPAVLFKESEEVLSCKLELEYEPMVSLSDILLVRPTEEKIDESEKKNLMIDIKEIKTMKQKKANSDNVIQESFKISVEECLPTIGIEKTTFMVSNENNGNHHIGLEESPHGSK; encoded by the exons ATGGACAAAATTGTGAAATCATATGAAAAG AGAGGATCTGAAGTTTCAGCCAAACAAAAGTTAGTATATGCTTGTGAAAGAGATGAATCacagcattttaaaaagttgttcattgataataaaattg GTTATGGGATTTTTACCAAAAGAGATTTTGAAGCTAACgaagttttattagaatataaagGTGAAGTTATATCTCGTGTGGAAGCAAAACTGCGtcacaaaaagtattttatggaaaaaaaaggttgttttatttatgatGTAGATTTTGGCTCTGAAAGAGTGAG cATTGATGCCACTTTTTCATTGTCTTTTGGACGTTTTATTAACGATTCAGCTGAAAAGTTTTCAAACTGTAGGCCAAAATGTTGTTTGGTGGAAGGAAAGTATCGCCTTatgtttttttccaaatgtttCATTCCTTTGAATACTGAGCTGCGATATGATTATGGAgacaaaatcaatcaaaaatggAGAGATTCT AGAGACTATTTAAAACCATTAACAGTTAATGACTTGAGAAATTCATTACTTGGAAAG CCTCTTAAACAACATTTGACAAAGGTGTCAGAG GTTTTGTTGTGTTCAAGTTCTAATCAATTAGAG GATGTAGGTTTGAAAGAAAGTTCTCTTGCAACAAA tttaatgaaTCAATTGCGTCAGTCCCCGGCTGTGTTATTCAAGGAATCAGAAGAAGTATTG TCTTGCAAACTAGAATTAGAGTACGAACCAATGGTTTCTTTATCTGACATTCTTCTTGTaag ACCCACTGAAGAAAAAATTGATGAG AGTGAAAAGAAAAACCTAATGATTGATATAAAAGAGATCAAGACAATGAAGCAAAAAAAAGCGAACTCCGATAATGTGATTCAAga atctTTTAAAATCAGTGTTGAGGAG tgtttgCCAACCATTGGAATagaaaaaactacttttatgGTGTCTAATGAGAACAATGGAAACCATCATATAGGTTTAGAAGAAAGTCCTCATGGGTCCAAGTAA
- the LOC136078317 gene encoding uncharacterized protein LOC136078317 isoform X1, which translates to MDKIVKSYEKRGSEVSAKQKLVYACERDESQHFKKLFIDNKIGYGIFTKRDFEANEVLLEYKGEVISRVEAKLRHKKYFMEKKGCFIYDVDFGSERVSIDATFSLSFGRFINDSAEKFSNCRPKCCLVEGKYRLMFFSKCFIPLNTELRYDYGDKINQKWRDSRDYLKPLTVNDLRNSLLGKPLKQHLTKVSEVLLCSSSNQLEDVGLKESSLATNLMNQLRQSPAVLFKESEEVLSCKLELEYEPMVSLSDILLVRPTEEKIDESEKKNLMIDIKEIKTMKQKKANSDNVIQESFKISVEEVINLSFYIYMFVCVFIYIYIYIYIYIYIYIYIYIYIYIYIYIYIYIYIYI; encoded by the exons ATGGACAAAATTGTGAAATCATATGAAAAG AGAGGATCTGAAGTTTCAGCCAAACAAAAGTTAGTATATGCTTGTGAAAGAGATGAATCacagcattttaaaaagttgttcattgataataaaattg GTTATGGGATTTTTACCAAAAGAGATTTTGAAGCTAACgaagttttattagaatataaagGTGAAGTTATATCTCGTGTGGAAGCAAAACTGCGtcacaaaaagtattttatggaaaaaaaaggttgttttatttatgatGTAGATTTTGGCTCTGAAAGAGTGAG cATTGATGCCACTTTTTCATTGTCTTTTGGACGTTTTATTAACGATTCAGCTGAAAAGTTTTCAAACTGTAGGCCAAAATGTTGTTTGGTGGAAGGAAAGTATCGCCTTatgtttttttccaaatgtttCATTCCTTTGAATACTGAGCTGCGATATGATTATGGAgacaaaatcaatcaaaaatggAGAGATTCT AGAGACTATTTAAAACCATTAACAGTTAATGACTTGAGAAATTCATTACTTGGAAAG CCTCTTAAACAACATTTGACAAAGGTGTCAGAG GTTTTGTTGTGTTCAAGTTCTAATCAATTAGAG GATGTAGGTTTGAAAGAAAGTTCTCTTGCAACAAA tttaatgaaTCAATTGCGTCAGTCCCCGGCTGTGTTATTCAAGGAATCAGAAGAAGTATTG TCTTGCAAACTAGAATTAGAGTACGAACCAATGGTTTCTTTATCTGACATTCTTCTTGTaag ACCCACTGAAGAAAAAATTGATGAG AGTGAAAAGAAAAACCTAATGATTGATATAAAAGAGATCAAGACAATGAAGCAAAAAAAAGCGAACTCCGATAATGTGATTCAAga atctTTTAAAATCAGTGTTGAGGAGGTAattaatttgagtttttatatttatatgtttgtatgtgtgtttatatatatatatatatatatatatatatatatatatatatatatatatatatatatatatatatatatatatatatatatatatatatatatatatatatatatataa
- the LOC136078317 gene encoding uncharacterized protein LOC136078317 isoform X3 codes for MDKIVKSYEKRGSEVSAKQKLVYACERDESQHFKKLFIDNKIGYGIFTKRDFEANEVLLEYKGEVISRVEAKLRHKNIDATFSLSFGRFINDSAEKFSNCRPKCCLVEGKYRLMFFSKCFIPLNTELRYDYGDKINQKWRDSRDYLKPLTVNDLRNSLLGKPLKQHLTKVSEVLLCSSSNQLEDVGLKESSLATNLMNQLRQSPAVLFKESEEVLSCKLELEYEPMVSLSDILLVRPTEEKIDESEKKNLMIDIKEIKTMKQKKANSDNVIQESFKISVEEVINLSFYIYMFVCVFIYIYIYIYIYIYIYIYIYIYIYIYIYIYIYIYIYI; via the exons ATGGACAAAATTGTGAAATCATATGAAAAG AGAGGATCTGAAGTTTCAGCCAAACAAAAGTTAGTATATGCTTGTGAAAGAGATGAATCacagcattttaaaaagttgttcattgataataaaattg GTTATGGGATTTTTACCAAAAGAGATTTTGAAGCTAACgaagttttattagaatataaagGTGAAGTTATATCTCGTGTGGAAGCAAAACTGCGtcacaaaaa cATTGATGCCACTTTTTCATTGTCTTTTGGACGTTTTATTAACGATTCAGCTGAAAAGTTTTCAAACTGTAGGCCAAAATGTTGTTTGGTGGAAGGAAAGTATCGCCTTatgtttttttccaaatgtttCATTCCTTTGAATACTGAGCTGCGATATGATTATGGAgacaaaatcaatcaaaaatggAGAGATTCT AGAGACTATTTAAAACCATTAACAGTTAATGACTTGAGAAATTCATTACTTGGAAAG CCTCTTAAACAACATTTGACAAAGGTGTCAGAG GTTTTGTTGTGTTCAAGTTCTAATCAATTAGAG GATGTAGGTTTGAAAGAAAGTTCTCTTGCAACAAA tttaatgaaTCAATTGCGTCAGTCCCCGGCTGTGTTATTCAAGGAATCAGAAGAAGTATTG TCTTGCAAACTAGAATTAGAGTACGAACCAATGGTTTCTTTATCTGACATTCTTCTTGTaag ACCCACTGAAGAAAAAATTGATGAG AGTGAAAAGAAAAACCTAATGATTGATATAAAAGAGATCAAGACAATGAAGCAAAAAAAAGCGAACTCCGATAATGTGATTCAAga atctTTTAAAATCAGTGTTGAGGAGGTAattaatttgagtttttatatttatatgtttgtatgtgtgtttatatatatatatatatatatatatatatatatatatatatatatatatatatatatatatatatatatatatatatatatatatatatatatatatatatatatataa
- the LOC136078316 gene encoding uncharacterized protein LOC136078316 isoform X2, with protein sequence MCMKETTKTCEAYLNNEQKIYSPGTLCEISSEDELYETGKIVVMTNKVEKLESKKKETPLENLFKHKTYRCPVDGCFKEVVNLSRHLQSKRLNHFWSKESAQKALTYFNHRKRSSDIQILFQCPYQNCMAAVKRMDNHLKRVHNFKSSDPFYKKLLNSASKININNMPPNVISSPKQLFKKNSLTESKSASTCSSNDISMPLLHHADSNINFGHIISDINSLPNENKSIVLEKKSLLTDIISSSEVSLNLSSTPYIANIPSTIASESDLSTSGSDDDSDELYIPEDNFILQLDANIEILLNNFKNFLVGPDNKRVSESACRTVRDVQRYFQLVSTAHFNNASNLFTIETIRDIYIPKLESKLLKPGSIKKYLFSLLDFSNFLLSEKESLKISQCSKADLYDIKLKLNTWIKTYNRENKKQHFHRQERDYQSIITPSQISSYFESNIAKEALKLFNYFILNKRPVTLTEYTIMRDHLILVILLGTAHRSGVCANITVDEFLMSEKNADGMFLIPVANHKTFSTYGHMYVVLQPEKFQWLDVFVNKVRSQLSTTYRNIFLSWSGHRMKSGAISERLGSLWKNAGIYHKSSGKRNVCATLLRKSVATGIREQNIGNKDEIAGSMGHSSLTAETNYTCRKNRNTAVKSSKSISAYFQHDFMDSKNSNSYTLDKKIEIEGSMTPTNRKKWSLQEENILKNTFHATPTMSEIMDVLPSIGINATPKKMYDKLRSMFEPAIKTNVTPKRQKMFTKEHILVLHSNGGELISGGPLTQERIVNVLQNSLLLEKYSWQQLRTRILYERKKRLIKLETNDGNCQ encoded by the exons ATGTGCATGAAGGAAacaacaaaa ACTTGTGaagcatatttaaataatgaacagaAGATTTATTCACCTGGAACTCTCTGTGAAAT atCCTCTGAAGATGAATTATATGag ACTGGTAAGATAGTGGTGATGACTAATAAAGTGGAAAAgctagaaagtaaaaaaaaagaaactccgcttgaaaa cctctttaaacataaaacatatagaTGTCCTGTTGATGGTTGTTTTAAAGAAGTTGTCAATTTGTCAAGACATTTACAAAGCAAACGCTTAAACCACTTTTGGAGTAAAGAAAGTGCACAGAAAGCTCTTACCTACTTCAATCATCGTAAAAGATCTTCTGATATACAAATCCTTTTTCAGTGTCCTTACCAAAATTGCATGGCTGCAGTTAAAAGAATGGATAACCATCTTAAAAGGGTTCACAATTTTAAATCTAGTGATccattttacaaaaagttattgaacaGTGCaagcaaaattaatattaataatatgcCACCAAATGTCATTTCCTCTCCAAaacagttgtttaaaaaaaattctttaactgAAAGCAAAAGTGCATCTACTTGTTCTAGCAATGATATTAGTATGCCCTTATTGCATCATGCAGACagtaatataaattttggtCATATCATTAGTGATATAAATTCCTTgcctaatgaaaataaaagtatagttttggaaaaaaaatctcttcTCACTGATATTATTTCTAGCAGTGAAGTAAGTTTAAATCTTTCATCTACACCTTATATTGCTAATATTCCTTCTACTATAGCTTCAGAGTCAGATTTAAGCACTTCAGGTTCTGATGATGACAGTGATGAATTATATATACCTGAAGACAATTTCATATTGCAACTTGATGctaatattgaaatattgttaaacaattttaaaaactttttagtcgGACCTGATAACAAACGAGTATCTGAATCTGCTTGCAGAACAGTAAGAGATGTCCAGAGGTATTTCCAGTTAGTTAGCACTGCACATTTTAACAATGCTTCTAACCTTTTCACTATTGAAACTATACGGGACATCTATATTCCAAAACTTGAATCCAAACTTTTGAAACCTggctcaataaaaaaatatttgttttctttgctagatttttctaattttttactatcagaaaaagaatctttaaaaatttctcaatgTAGTAAAGCAGatttatatgatataaaattaaagttaaatacatGGATAAAAACATATAATCGCGAAAACAAAAAGCAACATTTTCATCGTCAAGAAAGGGACTACCAATCAATTATTACACCATCACAGATTTCATCATACTTTGAGTCTAACATTGCTAAGGAAGCTTTgaagctttttaattattttattcttaataaaagACCTGTAACTCTGACAGAGTACACTATCATGAGAGATCATTTGATACTTGTGATTTTACTTGGCACAGCTCATCGCTCTGGTGTCTGTGCCAATATCACAGTAGATGAATTTTTGATGTCTGAAAAGAATGCAGACGGAATGTTTCTTATTCCTGTTGCTAATCATAAAACATTTAGCACCTATGGTCATATGTATGTTGTTCTCCAACCAGAAAAGTTTCAATGGTtagatgtttttgtaaataaagttcGTTCACAGCTAAGTACcacatatagaaatatttttttatcgtGGTCTGGTCATCGCATGAAATCTGGTGCCATAAGTGAACGACTTGGTTCACTGTGGAAAAATGCTGGGATTTACCACAAAAGTTCAGGAAAACGAAATGTTTGTGCTACACTTCTGCGTAAGTCTGTGGCTACCGGTATACGGGAACAAAATATCGGAAATAAAGATGAGATTGCTGGTAGTATGGGGCATTCGTCTTTAACAGCAGAAACAAATTACACTTGTCGTAAAAATCGTAATACAGCTGTGAAATCCAGTAAGTCTATAAGCGCTTATTTTCAACATGATTTTATggattcaaaaaattcaaattcatatacattagataaaaaaatagaaatagagGGTAGTATGACTCCCACCAATAGGAAAAAATGGTCATTGCAAGaagaaaacattttgaaaaatacttttcatgCAACTCCAACAATGAGTGAGATAATGGATGTACTGCCATCAATTGGAATTAATGCCACTCCAAAAAAGATGTATGATAAACTAAGAAGCATGTTTGAACCtgcaataaaa aCCAATGTTACACCAAAAAGGCAAAAAATGTTCACTAAAGAACACATATTAGTTCTACATTCAAATGGTGGTGAACTTATTTCTGGTGGCCCATTGACTCAAGAAAGaattgtaaatgttttacaaaattctttGTTATTAGAAAAGTATAGTTGGCAGCAGTTGAGAACGCGGATTctttatgaaagaaaaaaacgcctaattaaa ttggaGACAAATGATGGAAATTGTCAATGA